The following proteins are co-located in the Mus pahari chromosome 14, PAHARI_EIJ_v1.1, whole genome shotgun sequence genome:
- the LOC110331243 gene encoding solute carrier family 22 member 21: MGMHTGFSFIQVFSVNFEMFTLLFTLVGMGHISNYVAAFVLGTEILSKSVRIIFATLGVCIFFAFGFMVLPLFAYFIRDWRMLLLAITLPGVLCGALWWFIPESPRWLITQGQIKEAEVIIRKAAKFNGIVAPSTIFDPSETTKLQDNSSKKPQSHHIYDLVRTPNIRILTIMSIILWLTISVGYFGLSLDTPNLNGNIYVNCFLLAAVEVPAYVLAWLLLQHVSRRYSMAGSLFLGGSVLLLMQLVPSDLHYLSTTLVMVGKFGITSAYSMVYVYTAELYPTVVRNMGVGVSSTASRLGSILSPYFVYLGAYDRRLPYILMGSLTILTAIITLFFPESSGVSLPETIDEMQKVKRITQGQSQSKKGSRQESKGNVS, translated from the exons ATGGGCATGCACACCGGATTCAGCTTCATCCAAGTCTTCTCTGTGAACTTTGAGATGTTTACTCTGCTCTTTACACTTGTTGGCATGGGACATATATCCAACTACGTGGCAGCATTTGTCCTGG GAACAGAAATTCTTTCCAAGTCAGTTCGAATTATATTCGCCACCTTAGGAGTTTGCATATTTTTTGCATTTGGCTTCATGGTGCTGCCCCTGTTTGCATACTTCATCAGAGACTGGAGGATGCTGCTCCTGGCAATTACTTTACCAGGAGTGCTGTGTGGGGCTCTCTGGTG GTTCATCCCTGAGTCTCCCCGGTGGCTCATCACTCAAGGCCAAATTAAAGAGGCAGAGGTGATCATCCGCAAAGCTGCCAAATTCAATGGGATTGTTGCACCTTCCACTATCTTCGATCCAAGTGAG ACCACTAAGTTACAAGACAATAGTTCCAAGAAGCCTCAGTCGCACCACATTTATGATCTGGTCCGAACACCGAATATCAGGATCCTCACCATCATGTCCATAATCCTGTG GCTGACCATATCAGTGGGCTATTTTGGACTATCTCTTGACACTCCTAACTTGAATGGGAACATCTATGTGAACTGCTTCCTACTGGCGGCTGTTGAAGTCCCAGCCTACGTGCTGGCCTGGCTGTTGCTGCAGCATGTGTCCCGGCGTTATTCTATGGCTGGTTCCCTCTTCCTGGGTGGCAGTGTCCTTCTCTTAATGCAACTGGTGCCTTCAG ACTTACATTACTTGTCTACTACCCTGGTGATGGTGGGGAAGTTTGGAATCACCTCTGCCTATTCCATGGTCTATGTGTACACAGCTGAGCTGTACCCCACTGTGGTCAGAAACATGGGTGTGGGGGTCAGTTCCACAGCATCCCGCCTTGGCAGCATCCTGTCTCCCTACTTTGTTTACCTTG GTGCCTATGACCGCCGCCTACCTTATATCCTCATGGGAAGTCTGACCATCCTGACAGCTATCATCACTTTGTTCtttccagagagctctggggtttcTCTCCCAGAAACCATTGATGAGATGCAAAAGGTCAAAAG AATAACACAAGGGCAATCCCAAAGCAAGAAAGGGTCCCGACAAGAGTCTAAAGGAAATGTGTCCTGA